From a region of the Streptacidiphilus albus JL83 genome:
- a CDS encoding ABC transporter permease — protein MSAVSSAVATAGTGSRRSERLHGLLWLSWRQNRSLVWVLLALVLLLAGAIGWCVHGLDAAAGPQHLTAASCTGSPPATSANGLTVGTVPTGLTPACNAFLGKQGDYVNFYQGVVQLGLLLAPIAIGMFVGAPLLSREFERRTQLLAWAQSVSPGRWLAARLGSTAAVVLAAFAAAAGLSYWFWRQYVVPGGGEYAFDAKTYDTVGTVLVGYALFALALGVAVGLLLRSVLASVLVTGVLGGASTVLMYLVRPYLYPLVDQVQVGRNAFDGFVPPPNAWMVDSGVVLPDGSRLSASADCASTACQNSQTFYGVYQPASHFWPLQLVESGVLLVLAAALVAFAFHRVRRGRR, from the coding sequence ATGAGCGCTGTGAGTTCCGCCGTTGCGACCGCCGGAACCGGCTCGCGCCGGAGCGAGCGGCTGCACGGGCTGCTCTGGCTGAGCTGGCGTCAGAACCGGTCACTGGTCTGGGTGCTGCTGGCCCTCGTGCTGCTGCTGGCCGGGGCGATCGGCTGGTGCGTCCACGGGCTGGACGCCGCTGCCGGGCCGCAGCACCTGACGGCGGCGTCCTGCACCGGCTCGCCGCCGGCAACCTCGGCGAACGGCCTCACCGTCGGCACCGTGCCGACCGGTCTGACCCCGGCCTGCAACGCCTTCCTCGGCAAGCAGGGCGACTACGTCAACTTCTACCAGGGCGTCGTTCAGCTCGGGCTGCTGCTGGCGCCGATCGCGATCGGGATGTTCGTCGGCGCGCCGCTGCTGTCCCGGGAGTTCGAGCGGCGCACCCAGCTGCTGGCCTGGGCGCAGTCGGTGTCGCCGGGGCGCTGGCTCGCCGCCCGCCTCGGCTCCACGGCGGCGGTGGTGCTGGCGGCCTTCGCGGCGGCGGCCGGCCTCTCCTACTGGTTCTGGCGGCAGTACGTCGTCCCGGGCGGCGGCGAATACGCGTTCGATGCGAAGACCTACGACACCGTCGGTACGGTCCTGGTCGGCTACGCCCTCTTCGCCCTCGCCCTGGGCGTCGCGGTCGGGCTGCTGCTGCGGTCCGTGCTTGCCTCGGTGCTGGTCACCGGGGTGCTCGGCGGGGCCTCGACGGTCCTCATGTACCTGGTCCGGCCGTATCTCTACCCGCTGGTCGACCAGGTGCAGGTGGGGAGGAACGCCTTCGACGGCTTCGTCCCCCCGCCCAACGCCTGGATGGTCGACAGCGGTGTGGTGCTGCCCGACGGCTCCAGGCTGTCGGCCTCCGCCGACTGCGCAAGCACCGCCTGCCAGAATTCGCAGACCTTCTACGGCGTCTACCAGCCGGCCTCGCACTTCTGGCCGCTGCAGCTGGTCGAGTCCGGGGTGCTGCTGGTGCTGGCCGCGGCACTGGTCGCCTTCGCCTTCCACCGGGTGCGCCGCGGCCGGCGGTGA
- a CDS encoding pyridoxamine 5'-phosphate oxidase family protein, translating to MGDAGLVEVTSEAELRELLGPPTARVAGKVRTRLHQHDRAWLAASPFVVVSTSAADGSCDTSPKGDPAGFTLVLDDTTIALPERPGNRRGDGYRNVLSNPHVGLLFLIPGRGDTLRINGRARLLRDAPFFDRMAVKGHRPQLALLVDVEEVFYHCSMSFLRSALWKPEGWQPEAAPSRARIVKSLERPEADLAELEQYYGPQYGEGRLYG from the coding sequence GTGGGGGACGCAGGACTGGTGGAGGTCACCTCGGAGGCCGAGCTGCGGGAGCTGCTCGGCCCGCCGACGGCGCGGGTCGCGGGCAAGGTCCGCACCCGGCTGCACCAGCACGACCGGGCCTGGCTGGCGGCCTCGCCCTTCGTCGTCGTCTCCACCTCGGCGGCGGACGGCAGTTGCGACACCTCGCCGAAGGGCGATCCGGCCGGCTTCACCCTGGTGCTGGACGACACCACGATCGCCCTGCCGGAGCGCCCCGGCAACCGCAGGGGCGACGGCTACCGGAACGTGCTCAGCAATCCCCATGTCGGGCTGCTGTTCCTGATCCCCGGCCGGGGCGACACGCTCCGGATCAACGGCCGGGCCCGGCTGCTGCGCGACGCCCCCTTCTTCGACCGGATGGCGGTCAAGGGGCATCGGCCGCAGCTCGCCCTGCTGGTCGACGTCGAGGAGGTCTTCTACCACTGCTCGATGTCCTTCCTCCGGTCCGCCCTGTGGAAGCCGGAGGGCTGGCAGCCGGAGGCGGCGCCGTCCCGCGCCCGGATCGTCAAGAGCCTGGAGCGGCCCGAGGCGGACCTGGCGGAGCTGGAGCAGTACTACGGTCCGCAGTACGGCGAGGGCCGCCTCTACGGCTGA
- a CDS encoding DEAD/DEAH box helicase: protein MTLTDLIPAEPLPDDLFTAFAGWAEERGITLYPAQEEALIEIVSGSNVILNTPTGSGKSLVAAGAHFAALARGERTFYTAPIKALVSEKFFDLVKMFGTANVGMMTGDASVNPQAPIICCTAEILASIALRDGADADVGQVVMDEFHFYAEPDRGWAWQVPLIELPRAQFLLMSATLGDVRRFEADLKRRTGRPTTTVASSERPVPLFYEYQRTPIHDTLEQLLSTGQAPVYVVHFTQAAAVERAQALMSINMCSKAEKDAIAALIGNFRFTTKFGRNLSRFVRHGIGVHHAGMLPKYRRLVERLAQAGLLKVICGTDTLGVGVNVPIRTVLFTALSKYDGQRVRLLRAREFHQIAGRAGRAGFDTVGTVVAQAPEHVTENDKALAKAGDDPKKKRKVVRKKAPDGFISWGEETFTKLIDAQPEPLVSRFRVSHLMLLSVINRPGNAFEAMKHLLLDNDDDPKARRRHIGEAIAIYRSLLAGGVVERLETPDETGRIVRLTVDLQSDFSLTQPLSTFALAAFELLDVESPSYALDVLSVVESTLDDPRQIIGAQENKARGEAVAEMKREGIEYEERMERLQEITYPKPLEELLGHAYEVYRRAHPWIGDHPLRPKTVARDLYERAMTFADYVGFYELARTEGLVLRYLAGAYKALEHTVPDDLKSEDLRDLISWLGELVRQVDSSLLDEWEKLANPEDEEERELELLDEKTTPVTTNVRAFRVLVRNAMFRRVELAALERHYDLGELDAEDGGWDQDRWADAMDAYWDEHDDLGTGPNARGPKMLLIDEDSVQGAWLVRQIFDDPDGDHDWGISAEVDLASSDEEGRAVLRVTGVNRL from the coding sequence GTGACCCTGACTGATCTCATCCCCGCCGAACCGCTGCCCGACGACCTCTTCACCGCGTTCGCGGGCTGGGCGGAGGAGCGGGGGATCACCCTCTACCCCGCGCAGGAGGAGGCGCTGATCGAGATCGTCTCCGGGTCCAACGTCATCCTGAACACCCCCACCGGCTCGGGCAAGAGCCTGGTGGCGGCCGGAGCGCACTTCGCGGCGCTGGCGCGCGGCGAGCGGACCTTCTACACCGCGCCGATCAAGGCACTGGTCTCGGAGAAGTTCTTCGACCTGGTGAAGATGTTCGGCACCGCCAACGTCGGGATGATGACCGGCGACGCCAGCGTCAACCCGCAGGCCCCGATCATCTGCTGCACCGCCGAGATCCTGGCCAGCATCGCGCTGCGGGACGGCGCGGACGCCGACGTCGGCCAGGTGGTCATGGACGAGTTCCACTTCTACGCCGAACCGGACCGGGGCTGGGCCTGGCAGGTGCCGCTGATCGAGCTGCCCCGGGCGCAGTTCCTGCTGATGTCGGCGACGCTCGGCGACGTCCGCCGGTTCGAGGCGGACCTCAAGCGCCGCACCGGGCGGCCGACGACCACCGTCGCCTCGTCGGAGCGTCCGGTGCCGCTCTTCTACGAGTACCAGCGGACCCCCATCCACGACACCCTGGAGCAGCTGCTGTCGACCGGCCAGGCGCCGGTCTACGTGGTGCACTTCACCCAGGCCGCCGCCGTGGAGCGGGCCCAGGCGCTGATGAGCATCAACATGTGCTCCAAGGCCGAGAAGGACGCGATCGCCGCGCTGATCGGCAACTTCCGCTTCACCACCAAGTTCGGCCGCAACCTCTCGCGCTTCGTCCGGCACGGCATCGGCGTGCACCACGCCGGGATGCTGCCCAAGTACCGGCGGCTGGTGGAGCGGCTGGCGCAGGCCGGGCTGCTGAAGGTCATCTGCGGCACCGACACCCTCGGCGTCGGCGTCAACGTGCCGATCCGCACGGTGCTGTTCACCGCGCTGTCCAAGTACGACGGGCAGCGGGTGCGGCTGCTGCGCGCCCGCGAGTTCCACCAGATCGCCGGGCGGGCCGGCCGGGCCGGGTTCGACACCGTCGGCACGGTCGTCGCCCAGGCCCCGGAACACGTCACCGAGAACGACAAGGCCCTGGCCAAGGCCGGGGACGACCCGAAGAAGAAGCGCAAGGTGGTCCGCAAGAAGGCCCCGGACGGCTTCATCTCCTGGGGCGAGGAGACCTTCACCAAGCTGATCGACGCCCAGCCGGAGCCGCTGGTCTCCCGGTTCCGGGTCAGCCACCTGATGCTGCTGTCGGTGATCAACCGCCCGGGCAACGCCTTCGAGGCGATGAAGCACCTGCTGCTGGACAACGACGACGACCCGAAGGCCCGCCGCCGGCACATCGGCGAGGCCATCGCGATCTACCGCTCGCTGCTGGCCGGCGGCGTGGTGGAGCGGCTGGAGACGCCGGACGAGACCGGCCGGATCGTCCGGCTGACGGTCGACCTCCAGTCCGACTTCTCGCTGACCCAGCCGCTGTCGACCTTCGCCCTCGCCGCCTTCGAGCTGCTCGACGTGGAGTCCCCCAGCTATGCGCTGGACGTGCTCAGCGTGGTCGAGTCGACGCTGGACGACCCGCGCCAGATCATCGGCGCGCAGGAGAACAAGGCGCGCGGCGAGGCGGTCGCGGAGATGAAGCGGGAGGGGATCGAGTACGAGGAGCGGATGGAGCGGCTCCAGGAGATCACCTACCCCAAGCCGCTGGAGGAACTGCTTGGCCACGCCTACGAGGTGTACCGCCGGGCGCACCCGTGGATCGGCGACCACCCGCTGCGGCCGAAGACCGTCGCCCGCGACCTCTACGAGCGGGCGATGACCTTCGCCGACTACGTCGGCTTCTACGAGCTGGCCCGGACCGAGGGCCTGGTGCTGCGCTACCTGGCCGGCGCCTACAAGGCGCTGGAGCACACCGTCCCGGACGACCTGAAGTCCGAGGACCTGCGGGACCTGATCTCCTGGCTGGGCGAGCTGGTCCGCCAGGTCGACTCCAGCCTGCTGGACGAGTGGGAGAAGCTGGCCAACCCGGAGGACGAGGAGGAGCGCGAACTGGAGCTGCTGGACGAGAAGACCACGCCGGTCACCACCAATGTCCGCGCCTTCCGGGTGCTGGTGCGCAACGCGATGTTCCGCCGGGTGGAGCTGGCGGCGCTGGAACGCCACTACGACCTGGGCGAGTTGGACGCCGAGGACGGCGGCTGGGACCAGGACCGCTGGGCCGACGCGATGGACGCGTACTGGGACGAGCACGACGACCTGGGCACCGGCCCGAACGCGCGCGGGCCGAAGATGCTGCTGATCGACGAGGACTCGGTCCAGGGCGCCTGGCTGGTCCGGCAGATCTTCGACGACCCGGACGGCGACCACGACTGGGGCATCAGCGCCGAGGTCGACCTGGCCTCCTCCGACGAGGAGGGCCGCGCGGTGCTGCGGGTCACCGGCGTCAACCGGCTCTGA
- a CDS encoding cytochrome P450 family protein, producing the protein MSGVPLINDLEFKLHAHERFAELRARGPIHRVRQPNGLGLYVVVDYELARIALAHPDLGKDPEIGAEALDAARITSYRGEGSGLGGNMLLTDPPDHTRLRTPVARAFTPRRVEALAPRIQQIADGLVDAIEAKAAAGGAVDLVADFTGPLPTTVICELLGVPLARQEDFRQWTATALAGGASTPREVQRAAVASLYGFLTELIAEKRREPGEDLLSALVSIREQDGDQLSELELCGTAVLLVIAGRETTVNLLGNALAALLDHPDQARLLRERPELMPGAVEEFLRYDAPVEQAPLRFARRDVELGGTVVPRGTPVMVALASAGRDPQAAADPETLDVSRTDGRHLAFGHGIHYCLGAPLARLEGVIALSTLLRRLPVLRPVLDHRELAWTPSGIMRGPLSLPVTLGDQPLRRGLHPAQMAVDAGQHQSVHRPEEEAGGALAGTSERGQVEQAGPGRHGATPRPVER; encoded by the coding sequence GTGTCCGGTGTACCGCTGATCAACGACCTGGAGTTCAAGCTCCACGCCCACGAGCGCTTCGCGGAGCTGCGGGCCCGGGGCCCGATCCACCGGGTCCGGCAGCCCAACGGACTCGGGCTCTACGTCGTGGTCGACTACGAGCTGGCCCGGATCGCGCTGGCCCACCCCGACCTCGGCAAGGATCCGGAGATCGGCGCCGAGGCGCTGGACGCCGCCAGGATCACCAGCTACCGGGGCGAGGGCTCGGGGCTGGGCGGCAACATGCTGCTGACCGACCCGCCGGACCACACCCGGCTGCGCACCCCGGTGGCCAGGGCCTTCACCCCGCGCCGGGTCGAGGCCCTCGCCCCGAGGATCCAGCAGATCGCGGACGGGCTGGTCGACGCCATCGAGGCCAAGGCCGCCGCCGGCGGGGCCGTCGACCTGGTCGCGGACTTCACCGGGCCGCTGCCCACCACCGTCATCTGCGAACTGCTCGGGGTGCCGCTGGCCCGGCAGGAGGACTTCCGGCAGTGGACCGCGACGGCCCTGGCCGGCGGTGCCAGCACCCCCAGGGAGGTGCAGCGGGCCGCGGTGGCCTCGCTCTACGGCTTCCTCACCGAGCTGATCGCGGAGAAGCGCCGCGAGCCCGGCGAGGACCTGCTCTCCGCGCTGGTCTCGATCCGCGAGCAGGACGGCGACCAGCTGTCCGAGCTGGAGCTGTGCGGCACCGCCGTGCTGCTGGTCATCGCCGGCCGGGAGACCACCGTCAACCTGCTCGGCAACGCCCTCGCCGCCCTGCTCGACCACCCCGACCAGGCCCGGCTGCTGCGGGAGCGGCCGGAGCTGATGCCGGGCGCGGTCGAGGAGTTCCTGCGCTACGACGCCCCGGTCGAGCAGGCCCCGCTGCGCTTCGCCCGCCGCGACGTCGAACTCGGCGGCACGGTGGTCCCCAGGGGGACGCCGGTGATGGTCGCCCTCGCCTCCGCCGGACGCGACCCGCAGGCGGCCGCCGATCCGGAGACGCTGGACGTCTCCCGCACCGACGGCCGCCACCTGGCCTTCGGCCACGGCATCCACTACTGCCTGGGCGCCCCGCTGGCCAGGCTGGAGGGCGTGATCGCGCTCTCCACGCTGCTGCGCCGACTGCCGGTGCTGCGCCCGGTGCTGGACCACCGCGAGCTCGCCTGGACGCCGTCCGGCATCATGCGCGGACCGCTCTCGCTGCCGGTCACCCTGGGCGACCAGCCGCTACGGCGGGGCCTCCACCCAGCGCAGATGGCCGTCGACGCCGGCCAGCACCAGTCGGTGCACCGCCCCGAAGAAGAGGCAGGTGGGGCACTGGCCGGGACGTCCGAGCGAGGTCAGGTCGAGCAGGCCGGGCCCGGCCGCCACGGTGCGACTCCGCGCCCGGTAGAGCGGTGA
- a CDS encoding molybdopterin-dependent oxidoreductase — protein sequence MDKDGGATGADPGDEHGKLPGKPVGRRVVLGVTALGALGVAFGAQIENGLNGVLASISSKDPTGLTGLLPGGDGFQFYNVASSLPYRSDTDYRLTVDGLVDRPATYTLADLQALPQTRLVKDVQCVTGWRVPNTEFGGVLLSQLLDAAGVKPEGKALRFTCFDGVYSESLTLDEARRPDVMVAHQMDNAPVTRDHGGPVRLYVAPMYFYKSAKWLSGITVTDRVITGYWENYGYDVEAWVGKSNGRSGDVPIDGE from the coding sequence ATGGACAAGGACGGCGGGGCCACCGGCGCGGACCCCGGGGACGAGCACGGCAAGCTCCCCGGCAAGCCGGTGGGGCGACGGGTCGTGCTCGGGGTGACCGCGCTCGGCGCGCTCGGGGTGGCCTTCGGGGCGCAGATCGAGAACGGCCTGAACGGTGTGCTGGCCTCGATCAGCAGCAAGGACCCGACCGGCCTGACCGGGCTGCTCCCCGGCGGCGACGGGTTCCAGTTCTACAACGTTGCCTCCTCGCTGCCGTACCGCAGCGACACCGACTACCGCCTCACCGTGGACGGCCTGGTCGACCGCCCGGCCACCTACACCCTGGCCGACCTGCAGGCCCTGCCGCAGACGCGGCTGGTCAAGGACGTCCAGTGCGTGACCGGTTGGCGGGTGCCGAACACCGAGTTCGGCGGGGTGCTGCTGTCGCAGCTGCTGGACGCGGCCGGGGTGAAGCCGGAGGGGAAGGCGCTGCGCTTCACCTGCTTCGACGGCGTCTACAGCGAGAGCCTGACCCTGGACGAGGCCCGGCGGCCGGACGTGATGGTGGCGCACCAGATGGACAACGCCCCGGTCACCCGCGACCACGGCGGACCGGTCCGGCTCTACGTCGCGCCGATGTACTTCTACAAGTCGGCCAAGTGGCTGTCCGGGATCACCGTCACCGACCGGGTCATCACCGGCTACTGGGAGAACTACGGCTATGACGTCGAAGCCTGGGTCGGCAAGTCCAACGGGCGCTCCGGCGACGTCCCGATCGACGGTGAGTGA
- a CDS encoding cytochrome b/b6 domain-containing protein: MTSKPGSASPTGAPATSRSTVSDVAGSGAPGDVYRFTTAERWVHRCTSTLMLTAIASAAFLYVPELAEMVGRRLLLVTVHEWSGILLPVPLALGLFFKGVRADLTELNRFGPQDKGWVWRAIRRGTGFAGPAGKFNAGQKLYAAVIAGLVVVMVGTGLMMWFTSLAPLNLRTGASYVHDWLALVIGILVIGHIRMAVRDPESRHGMRTGRVSRTWARREHPLWEAELPKREPED, encoded by the coding sequence ATGACGTCGAAGCCTGGGTCGGCAAGTCCAACGGGCGCTCCGGCGACGTCCCGATCGACGGTGAGTGACGTGGCGGGCAGCGGAGCCCCGGGCGACGTGTACCGCTTCACCACCGCCGAGCGCTGGGTGCACCGCTGCACCTCGACGCTGATGCTGACCGCGATCGCCAGCGCCGCCTTCCTCTACGTCCCGGAGCTGGCCGAGATGGTCGGCCGCCGACTGCTGCTGGTGACCGTCCACGAGTGGTCGGGCATCCTGCTGCCGGTGCCGCTGGCGCTCGGGCTGTTCTTCAAGGGCGTCCGGGCCGACCTGACCGAGCTCAACCGCTTCGGCCCGCAGGACAAGGGCTGGGTCTGGCGCGCGATCCGCCGGGGGACCGGGTTCGCCGGTCCGGCGGGCAAGTTCAACGCCGGGCAGAAGCTGTACGCGGCGGTGATCGCCGGGCTGGTGGTGGTGATGGTCGGCACCGGGCTGATGATGTGGTTCACCTCGCTGGCGCCGCTGAACCTGCGCACCGGCGCCAGCTACGTCCACGACTGGCTGGCGCTGGTGATCGGCATCCTGGTGATCGGGCACATCCGGATGGCGGTCAGGGACCCGGAGTCGCGGCACGGGATGCGCACCGGCCGGGTCTCCCGCACCTGGGCCCGCCGCGAGCACCCGCTCTGGGAGGCGGAGCTGCCGAAGCGGGAACCGGAGGACTGA
- a CDS encoding TetR/AcrR family transcriptional regulator gives MLSREAILEAAMRLCSPEGGGVLTFSRLGKELGADPTAVYRHFRDKDDLVLALTAMLIEEAEAQVDRAALSHDQWREWLTATARTVRAVHLARPALAVLAANRTTASPAETESVEEIIGVLHRAGLPPVEAAECYRMLLDLTLAFVQSTAAFLILEPEVQAKDDAAWAVKYGLLPAEQFPLLQAGSARLTELFRNDDEVFELVLETFLDGVGLKIERARSGG, from the coding sequence GTGCTCAGCCGCGAGGCGATCCTGGAAGCGGCCATGCGTCTGTGCTCGCCCGAGGGCGGCGGGGTGCTGACCTTCAGCCGGCTCGGCAAGGAGCTGGGCGCCGACCCGACCGCCGTCTACCGGCACTTCCGCGACAAGGACGACCTGGTCCTGGCGCTGACCGCGATGCTGATCGAGGAGGCCGAGGCGCAGGTCGACCGGGCCGCGCTCAGCCACGACCAGTGGCGGGAGTGGCTCACCGCCACCGCCCGCACGGTACGGGCGGTCCATCTGGCCCGGCCCGCGCTGGCGGTGCTCGCGGCCAACCGCACCACCGCCAGCCCGGCCGAGACCGAGAGCGTCGAGGAGATCATCGGCGTGCTGCACCGGGCCGGGCTGCCGCCGGTCGAGGCCGCCGAGTGCTACCGGATGCTGCTCGACCTGACCCTGGCCTTCGTCCAGTCGACGGCGGCGTTCCTGATCCTGGAGCCGGAGGTGCAGGCCAAGGACGACGCCGCCTGGGCGGTGAAGTACGGACTGCTGCCGGCCGAGCAGTTCCCGCTGCTGCAGGCCGGCTCGGCCCGGCTGACCGAGCTGTTCCGCAACGACGACGAGGTCTTCGAGCTGGTGCTGGAGACCTTCCTGGACGGGGTCGGGCTGAAGATCGAGCGGGCCCGGTCCGGCGGCTGA